The genomic window ccagaaaatgaaaaaatatcttgTGATAATACTTCTTGGACCTGCTTTGTAACAATACTTATGTGGTTTACTGAGCAAATACTGCTTCAAAGAAGATGCACCCTTGAATGGAACCATCTGTTCATCTACACATACTCTTTGTGGCATGGGAATATCACGAAACTTGGTAACAAGATGATCCAGCAGAGGTCTCACTTTGAAAAGTTTATCATACTTTGGGGAAGTACTTGGCAGcatgtcactgttatcattgaaGTGGAGGTTGGCTTTGATTTCTTCCCATCTATCTCTAGTCATTACTTCTGAAACAAGGGGACAACTGAGCTTAGCCTTCCAGTATAATCTTGAGCATGACCGTTTCACCAGTGACATGGCAAGTAATGTTCCCAAAAATTACTCTAGTTCAGGGACAGTGAGATTTAAACTTTTACCAACATTTTTCTGTTGTGCATAGAGATTACTCTGATCAACAATGTGAGTCAaaatatcagaagaaaaaaaatcctggaaatacTCAATGGGACGCCTTACTGTGGTAGAGGGCTCAATCTCGCCCAACCATTCAGGTGTGTCTAAGCTAGTGTTCTGGCCTTCAATTTGACGCCATAGTGGGTGCTCACTACGTTTTATTTTACTGGAAGCCATCTTGTGACCTTGATTCTGCTGTGAAGGTCTTGGTCTTGATTCAGGAGGGTCATCAGGTTCATCAATCAACGGTGCCCGTTCCAGCTCTTCATCATCCGGCATGTAATCACTccctaaaacaatataataaatttgtttcATGCATAGAAATATATTTCAGTACAAGTAAAATCACCTTCATGCAACATCAGaacttattactcttattacaaaaaaatagtgCTTATATAACACTCAATTGAGcgttatataagaattatatcataaccacacaaaaaatatacttacCATAGTCTGGACATTCCTCTGTATTATCATCAAAagcactgtcatcatcattttccttttgggCATGAAGAACACGCTCCAAAGCACGCCTCACTCCATAAAATCGAAAGGAATCCATACCTGTCAGCAAACAAGCATTTTTTGACTCGACAGACGAAGTGAACGAAATCGTAACACATGAACAGACACTAAAAAATACAAGTATATGATGAATTTCATATCCGTTTTTCACACCTATGTGATCAGTGTAGTGTTgtctaaaagatataaaataataaagcaataaactCACCTGTGAGACTGCATTTGCACATGACAACAGAGAGGAGTGTGTGGCGTGGCACAGTCAGCTGATCTCTGCTAGGGAGGACCAGACAGCTGCCAAGTACCACAAGCTATTGTGGTACTTGGCCAGAAAACACTGGCCAAGAAGACACTGGCTTGGTAACCAGACTGCTgtcctttcccaaaaaagttaAAGGAGGaaattctttaatatatttcattgatCAAGAAATAATTTTTACCAACAATTTTAATGATGTCATAACTCGCAGATTATTTAAATTACGACTTTATGAGTTTTGCGCTGAACATGATTATGACATCCCAGACACTCCTCAGATTGGCTGGATTCTGAAATATGCAGGAACTAGATCTCGAGCTATTGGTGCGAGGGGCAAGCAAACCATGTGTTACTGTGGTCTTGTATGGGCAAGAGATCATTAGACTAAAAGTAAAGGTGCatgagaatatattttaatatgtgaaggttcttattcaattatttttcttttcaaaatctcatcattttgtcaaagaaaatgtattattgttgataaatcacaTAGGAAGATGTCCATTGCTTGTCTGTATATTGTACAGGAAATTCTTAAATACTTCttttatgaagatatatatatttcacagagAGTTATACTTTAAAGCATTATTTTCAAGCAAACCTTGTGTTACTGTGTTCTTGTATGGATAAGAGATCATGAGACTAAGTCAAAGGAAAATGTATTACTGATATTTTACTTGGTATGATGTCTATTTCTAGTCTGTATATTGTACAGGAAATTCTTAAATACTTCTTTTATgaaattatgatacatatatttctagtacttttttttaaggagttaagtttttgtattgtgagtttttctacggAGAATTCCTTTCTTGATGGCTTATTGTGTATGGAAGTACTGCCATTTGAAATAGATTTCATTTGTTGTCCTTCTTTTCAATGAAGGTTATGTTAGCAATTACTGGTTAGTGTAGTGacgaatgtcatttttttctgtattgtttttaCCATTGTTTTATGATACAATATCTTTGTAATGTacaaaaaatgtgaaagatttacTTCTTGGCAAGTCAATAAAACTGGCGGCTGTTATTGCTCCTTTCTGTTGTTATCCTCAATGAAAATTTATTGATGTAAATAATGTAATCATTTTTGCTGCAGGCACTACCTCTGGCTATGCCTCTGGTTGCAGGtgtgagagatatatattttcctcAGCATTTTAATATACGTTGACGCATTAAGATATATAATCACGTATACAATGAAGAGgaatgtagagggagagggagagggagagagacagagacagacattgttaaatatatgatatttaacaaTGAATATCATTGTTGAATATTAATCTAAGGTATGATGAATGTTAAAAAGATTAAactaaactgaaaagaaaaatatacattaatgatatagataatgtaaaatactgttacgccgaccgcctcgtctctctgccaccaacacaaggcaggctaggcagacggcgtgttatccacagggtcgtgaacactgaacagctccaagaggcaccaagcaccacagcgtcccagaacaccacgaggggaaacgccaagtggcgaggcagggcacgaaataaacacacgatgacagtctttcc from Penaeus monodon isolate SGIC_2016 unplaced genomic scaffold, NSTDA_Pmon_1 PmonScaffold_11615, whole genome shotgun sequence includes these protein-coding regions:
- the LOC119568923 gene encoding uncharacterized protein LOC119568923 isoform X2, translating into MCKCSLTGMDSFRFYGVRRALERVLHAQKENDDDSAFDDNTEECPDYGSDYMPDDEELERAPLIDEPDDPPESRPRPSQQNQGHKMASSKIKRSEHPLWRQIEGQNTSLDTPEWLGEIEPSTTK
- the LOC119568923 gene encoding uncharacterized protein LOC119568923 isoform X3; amino-acid sequence: MCKCSLTGMDSFRFYGVRRALERVLHAQKENDDDSAFDDNTEECPDYGSDYMPDDEELERAPLIDEPDDPPESRPRPSQQNQGHKMASSKIKRSEHPLWRQIEGQNTSLDTPEWLGEIEPSTT
- the LOC119568923 gene encoding uncharacterized protein LOC119568923 isoform X1, translated to MCKCSLTGMDSFRFYGVRRALERVLHAQKENDDDSAFDDNTEECPDYGSDYMPDDEELERAPLIDEPDDPPESRPRPSQQNQGHKMASSKIKRSEHPLWRQIEGQNTSLDTPEWLGEIEPSTTVRRPIEYFQDFFSSDILTHIVDQSNLYAQQKNVGKSLNLTVPELE